The Malus domestica chromosome 10, GDT2T_hap1 genome contains a region encoding:
- the LOC103433041 gene encoding auxin-induced protein 15A-like encodes MGIRVADIVLHHAKQIVRRHKRSQHFKYHFLYTPLASTITATTTLDVPKGCFAVYVGEEDEEKKRFVIPVSYLNHPSFQDLLSQAAEEFGFDHQVGGLRIPCSERHFTDLTFRLNIR; translated from the coding sequence ATGGGCATTCGTGTAGCAGACATTGTTCTTCATCATGCTAAGCAAATTGTCCGAAGACATAAGAGGTCTCAACATTTCAAGTACCATTTCTTATATACACCACTTGCATCGACAATAACAGCAACAACAACGTTGGATGTTCCGAAAGGCTGTTTTGCGGTTTATGTCGGAGAGGAAGACGAGGAGAAGAAGCGGTTTGTGATTccggtttcctacttgaaccaCCCTTCATTCCAAGATTTGTTGAGTCAGGCTGCCGAAGAGTTTGGTTTTGATCATCAAGTGGGTGGCCTTAGAATTCCTTGCAGTGAAAGGCATTTTACGGACCTCACTTTCCGTTTAAATATTAGATAA